One Peptostreptococcus equinus genomic window carries:
- a CDS encoding MurR/RpiR family transcriptional regulator, whose protein sequence is MYLDRDDNKSNGLMDIIKTKYKSMSKGQKLLAQYTLNNYQKVAFMTASKLGETVGVSESTVVRFANALGYSGYPKFQDALQELIKTKLTTVQRVEMSNSDYNKDANILEKVLKEDIENIKETMDYMYESSYDNAIDTIISARKVYIMGMRSSIYVAKYLGYYLNYILDNVVILRMDMGEPVEQMIKMTSEDVLISVSFPRYSKKTLSSVEFAKDRGAKVIAITDSINAPIAKVSDVILTVKNNMISFIDSLVPAFSVANALVIGVASRERNDIKEYFNELENIWEKFEIYE, encoded by the coding sequence ATGTACTTAGATAGAGATGATAATAAATCTAATGGCTTGATGGACATTATAAAAACCAAATATAAAAGTATGAGTAAGGGACAAAAATTGCTTGCACAATACACCTTAAACAATTACCAAAAAGTTGCATTTATGACAGCATCTAAATTAGGAGAAACAGTAGGTGTAAGTGAATCTACTGTAGTTAGATTTGCTAATGCGTTAGGATATAGTGGATACCCAAAATTTCAAGATGCATTACAGGAATTAATAAAAACAAAATTGACTACTGTACAGAGAGTTGAAATGTCAAATAGTGATTATAATAAGGATGCTAACATACTAGAAAAAGTATTAAAAGAAGATATAGAAAATATTAAAGAAACTATGGATTATATGTATGAATCATCATATGATAATGCTATAGATACTATAATATCAGCCAGAAAAGTATATATAATGGGTATGAGAAGCTCCATATATGTCGCAAAATATTTGGGATATTATTTAAATTATATATTGGATAATGTAGTGATTTTAAGAATGGATATGGGCGAGCCTGTAGAACAGATGATAAAGATGACATCTGAAGATGTATTGATATCAGTGTCTTTTCCAAGATATTCAAAGAAAACATTATCTAGTGTAGAATTTGCCAAGGATAGAGGAGCTAAAGTTATAGCAATTACTGATAGTATTAATGCCCCTATTGCGAAGGTATCAGATGTAATACTTACAGTTAAAAACAATATGATATCTTTTATAGATTCCTTAGTTCCTGCATTTAGTGTAGCTAATGCCTTAGTGATTGGTGTAGCAAGTAGGGAAAGAAATGATATAAAAGAGTATTTTAATGAATTGGAAAATATTTGGGAAAAATTTGAGATATATGAATAA
- a CDS encoding histidine phosphatase family protein, translating to MNTYYLVRHGQTHWNTEGRTQGHGNSDLTELGIKQAENLAEVLKKYPIDTVYCSDLGRAVQTAEIIANKLGIDYTLTANLREMGFGIWEGMKLKIIEKEYADMFSIWRNKPDILEVPGGEKLIDIKNRQDALIEKLNTEYDGKHILLVSHSVTVRVMLLSFLESSLKNLYRIKQDNTALNIVEYRDYGPVVIKMNDTSHLESKNISGDNKAGSALE from the coding sequence ATGAACACATACTATTTAGTTAGACATGGACAAACACATTGGAATACAGAGGGAAGAACACAAGGTCATGGAAATTCTGATCTTACAGAGCTTGGAATTAAACAAGCAGAAAATTTAGCAGAAGTATTAAAAAAATATCCCATTGATACGGTTTACTGCAGCGATTTAGGGAGAGCTGTTCAAACGGCTGAAATAATAGCTAATAAATTAGGTATAGATTATACACTTACAGCAAATCTTAGAGAAATGGGATTTGGAATTTGGGAAGGTATGAAGTTAAAGATAATTGAAAAAGAATATGCTGATATGTTCTCAATATGGAGAAATAAACCAGATATATTAGAAGTTCCAGGAGGAGAAAAATTAATAGATATTAAGAATAGACAAGATGCATTGATTGAAAAACTTAATACAGAGTATGATGGTAAGCACATACTATTAGTATCTCATTCAGTAACAGTTAGAGTGATGTTACTTAGCTTTTTAGAATCATCATTAAAGAACTTGTATAGAATTAAACAAGATAATACTGCTCTAAATATAGTGGAATATAGAGATTATGGACCAGTAGTGATTAAAATGAATGATACTTCTCATTTAGAGTCAAAGAATATTTCTGGTGATAACAAAGCTGGAAGTGCTTTAGAATAG
- a CDS encoding NAD(P)/FAD-dependent oxidoreductase has protein sequence MKKFDIIIIGGGASGIMASLTARKTNENASICILESMDDIGKKLRICGGSRCNFTNNADINSFFDKIVSNEKFLYSALYTFTNEDMKKFVKSLGIDYIVESKNEEKVYLKSGNSMELINRLRKEIIDLRIQIYFNNKVNSIDRENNIVYTKSNTYKYKKLIIASGGMSYPNTGSDGSILNILNKQNYEIKNFKPALCRIDTNIDEFKEIVGTSIDNVNIEIENNILSGGLIFTHRGLGGPAILKASSYLQKYNKKSIEIDFLPDVDKDELYKLVKERLKSNIYNNMKNILPAKFSKSIIKIANKKSKIESSKFDFENGQVANLSKKDFDIIYKYLKKFEIEDIGFAPIEYATISQGGVDVRQIESSTMNSKIDKDIYICGEILDIDAITGGFNLQIAFSTGYLAGLSAAQAIDKI, from the coding sequence ATGAAAAAATTTGATATTATTATTATAGGGGGAGGAGCCAGTGGTATTATGGCTTCTCTTACAGCTAGAAAAACAAATGAAAATGCATCAATTTGTATATTAGAATCAATGGATGATATTGGTAAAAAGTTAAGGATATGTGGTGGCTCTAGGTGCAATTTCACAAATAATGCGGATATAAACAGTTTTTTTGATAAAATAGTTAGCAATGAAAAATTTTTATATTCAGCGCTTTACACATTTACAAATGAAGATATGAAGAAATTTGTGAAATCATTAGGGATTGATTATATAGTAGAATCAAAAAATGAAGAAAAAGTATATTTAAAAAGCGGAAATTCTATGGAATTAATCAATCGATTAAGAAAAGAAATTATTGATTTACGGATACAAATATATTTCAATAATAAAGTTAATTCCATAGATAGGGAAAATAATATTGTATATACGAAAAGTAATACATACAAATATAAAAAATTAATAATAGCCAGTGGAGGAATGTCATATCCAAATACTGGCTCTGATGGAAGTATTTTGAATATATTGAATAAGCAAAACTATGAAATAAAAAACTTTAAGCCAGCTTTATGTAGGATAGATACCAATATAGATGAATTTAAAGAGATAGTAGGTACTAGCATAGATAATGTAAATATAGAAATAGAAAATAATATTTTAAGTGGTGGCTTAATTTTTACTCATAGAGGTTTAGGTGGGCCTGCAATATTAAAAGCTTCTTCGTATTTACAAAAATACAATAAAAAGTCTATTGAAATTGACTTTTTACCAGATGTAGATAAAGATGAATTATATAAATTAGTAAAGGAAAGATTAAAGTCAAATATATATAATAATATGAAAAATATTTTACCAGCAAAGTTTTCTAAATCTATAATAAAAATAGCTAACAAAAAAAGTAAAATAGAGTCAAGCAAATTTGATTTTGAAAATGGACAAGTAGCAAATCTTTCAAAAAAAGATTTTGATATCATTTATAAATATCTAAAAAAATTTGAAATAGAGGATATAGGTTTTGCACCCATAGAGTATGCTACTATTAGTCAAGGCGGAGTAGATGTTAGACAAATAGAATCATCTACAATGAATTCTAAAATTGATAAAGATATTTATATATGTGGGGAAATATTAGATATTGATGCAATTACTGGTGGTTTTAATCTTCAGATAGCATTCTCTACTGGTTATTTGGCTGGCTTGTCTGCTGCTCAAGCTATTGATAAAATATAG
- the cmk gene encoding (d)CMP kinase encodes MNNMQIAIDGPAGAGKSTISKLLADRLNINYINTGAMYRALTLKCLRNNIDINDEKAVADLCKITDIDFRNNIIYLDGENVGHLITSKEVNQNVSNVAKIVDVRLSMVEKQRFISEDKSVILDGRDVGTYIFPNTKYKFYLNASPEERGKRRFLELKYKGENVDLYQITNDIIKRDLIDSSRDFAPLVKAEDAIEIDSSFMTIEEVVDCLEEKIKELMVK; translated from the coding sequence ATGAATAATATGCAAATTGCTATAGATGGTCCAGCTGGAGCTGGAAAAAGCACTATATCAAAACTTTTAGCTGATAGGTTAAATATTAATTATATAAATACAGGGGCTATGTATAGAGCTCTAACATTAAAATGTCTTAGAAATAATATAGATATTAATGATGAAAAAGCTGTGGCAGATTTATGTAAGATTACAGATATAGACTTTAGGAACAATATAATATATTTAGATGGAGAAAATGTAGGTCATTTGATTACTAGCAAAGAAGTAAATCAGAATGTATCCAATGTTGCTAAAATTGTGGATGTTAGACTATCTATGGTTGAAAAACAAAGATTTATATCTGAGGACAAGAGTGTAATACTAGATGGAAGAGATGTTGGAACTTACATTTTTCCAAATACAAAATATAAATTCTATCTGAACGCAAGCCCAGAGGAAAGAGGAAAAAGAAGGTTTTTGGAGTTAAAATATAAAGGAGAGAATGTCGATTTGTATCAAATTACTAATGATATTATAAAAAGAGATTTGATAGATTCTTCTCGAGATTTCGCTCCACTTGTTAAGGCAGAAGATGCCATAGAGATAGACTCAAGTTTTATGACTATTGAAGAGGTAGTTGATTGCCTGGAAGAAAAAATAAAAGAATTGATGGTGAAATAA
- a CDS encoding lysophospholipid acyltransferase family protein — protein MKFYNFICSILSFLISIIFRFEVQGQENLPNEGNIILIANHKSFLDPVFMLVAIKNRRIIPVAKKELFKIPVLGYLMRKIEVIPIDREKPGISTVKEILRQIKSGRVLGIFPEGTRSNMQVFMPAKPGVAMFAIKSKSNVVPMSIITTYKPFSKVKVVIGETVNLKHYHINKVPKTEYDSIAQDLMNHVIKNYEKNKSGIIK, from the coding sequence ATGAAATTTTATAATTTTATATGCTCAATACTTAGCTTTTTAATATCTATTATATTTAGATTTGAAGTACAAGGACAAGAAAATTTGCCAAATGAAGGTAATATTATATTGATAGCTAATCATAAATCTTTTTTAGACCCAGTATTTATGTTAGTAGCTATTAAAAATAGAAGAATTATACCAGTGGCAAAAAAAGAGTTATTTAAAATACCAGTATTGGGGTATTTAATGAGAAAAATTGAAGTAATTCCTATCGATAGAGAGAAACCTGGGATTTCCACAGTAAAGGAAATTCTTAGGCAAATAAAATCTGGTAGAGTATTAGGTATATTTCCAGAAGGAACAAGGAGCAATATGCAGGTGTTTATGCCAGCAAAACCTGGTGTGGCAATGTTTGCAATTAAGTCCAAGTCAAACGTTGTGCCAATGAGCATAATTACAACATATAAACCTTTTTCTAAGGTTAAAGTAGTAATTGGGGAGACTGTAAATTTGAAACACTACCATATAAATAAAGTGCCAAAAACTGAATACGATAGTATAGCGCAAGATTTAATGAATCATGTAATTAAAAATTATGAAAAAAACAAATCTGGTATAATAAAATAA
- a CDS encoding 4-hydroxy-3-methylbut-2-enyl diphosphate reductase, with the protein MKKIMIADDAGFCFGVKRAMNIAWDELEGNKNGKIFALGPLIHNKQAVEKYEKKGLISVDKLDQVENGKDNKVIIRSHGVSKKIYDDSKEKGLEIVDTTCPFVKKIHFLVNNSYDEDKTIVILGDEKHPEVQGIKGWCNDDAIVIKTFDEFMNYNFDLSKEYFVVSQTTMNEEEFKQIISHINGTHMNVQIENTICSATRVRQQSARDLAKKVDLMVVIGGKHSSNTQKLVFICRETVETFSIETADELKNFDFSNYDTIGVTAGASTPDWIIEKVLDYLNNL; encoded by the coding sequence ATGAAGAAAATAATGATAGCTGATGATGCAGGATTTTGTTTTGGTGTGAAAAGAGCAATGAATATAGCATGGGATGAGCTAGAAGGAAATAAAAATGGAAAGATTTTTGCGCTTGGTCCGTTGATTCACAATAAGCAAGCCGTTGAAAAATATGAAAAAAAGGGACTAATTTCAGTAGATAAATTAGATCAAGTAGAAAATGGTAAGGATAATAAGGTCATTATTAGATCACATGGAGTTTCAAAAAAAATATATGATGATTCAAAGGAAAAAGGCTTAGAAATAGTAGATACTACCTGTCCATTCGTCAAAAAAATACATTTTCTAGTAAATAATAGTTATGACGAAGATAAAACAATAGTAATACTTGGAGATGAAAAACATCCAGAAGTTCAAGGTATAAAAGGATGGTGTAACGACGATGCAATAGTAATAAAAACATTTGATGAATTTATGAACTACAATTTTGATTTATCAAAAGAATATTTTGTTGTATCTCAAACAACAATGAATGAGGAAGAGTTTAAGCAGATAATTTCTCATATAAATGGTACTCATATGAATGTACAGATTGAAAACACTATATGTTCCGCAACTAGAGTGAGACAGCAATCAGCTAGAGATTTAGCTAAAAAAGTGGATTTAATGGTTGTTATTGGGGGAAAGCATAGTTCTAACACTCAAAAATTAGTATTTATATGTAGGGAAACAGTAGAAACATTTTCTATCGAAACTGCTGATGAATTAAAGAACTTTGACTTTTCTAATTATGATACAATAGGGGTTACGGCTGGTGCATCTACCCCGGATTGGATTATAGAAAAGGTTCTTGATTATTTGAATAATTTATAG
- the ftsH gene encoding ATP-dependent zinc metalloprotease FtsH: MNDNKKPDKNYIWFYVALLIITLTLNEVFIPNLGMNKSKEVGYGTFIEKLENKQVDEVSIKDNKITFTDKLQKGQNKKDQKIYVTGKIEDPELVNKLQKSGANYSKEVPSESAPIMYFVLSWVLPFAIFLLLGRFLMKGLGSKMGGGMMSLGKSNAKLYVSSTGIGFDDVAGQDEAKEALSEIVDFLHLPTKYTAIGAKMPKGALLVGPPGTGKTLLAKAVAGEAGVPFFSISGSEFVEMFVGMGASRVRDLFKQAKEKAPCIIFIDEIDAIGKKRDGNIGGNDEREQTLNQLLSEMDGFVSDVGIVVLAATNRPESLDKALLRPGRFDRRIPVELPDLKGRESILQVHSKDVKMEGKIDYNQVARATSGASGAELANIINEAALRAVRNGRNLVSQEDLEESVETVIAGYQRKGAVISEKEKQIIAYHEVGHALVAAAGKHSAPVHKITIIPRTSGALGYTMQIDEVEKVLMSKDEALDKIMTYTGGRAAEELIFNTKTSGAANDIEMATKFARAMITRYGMDDEFGMVALETVNNAYLGGDTSLACSPDTSTKIDKAVIDMINSSYDKARKILIDNEIKLHEISQYLLKNETITGEEFMDILDNKYEITEKRTEQSYYNEKINEITISEYTKTDIENIINKDCFFEGIR, encoded by the coding sequence ATGAACGATAATAAAAAACCAGATAAAAATTATATATGGTTTTATGTAGCGCTGTTGATTATTACTCTTACTTTGAATGAAGTATTTATTCCTAATCTTGGAATGAATAAATCTAAAGAAGTTGGATATGGTACTTTTATTGAGAAGTTAGAAAATAAGCAAGTAGATGAGGTATCAATAAAAGATAATAAGATAACATTTACAGATAAGCTTCAAAAAGGCCAGAATAAAAAAGATCAAAAGATTTATGTAACTGGTAAGATAGAAGATCCTGAATTAGTAAATAAATTACAAAAGTCTGGTGCAAACTATTCCAAGGAAGTTCCATCAGAGTCTGCTCCAATTATGTACTTTGTTTTAAGTTGGGTGTTACCATTTGCAATATTTCTTTTATTGGGCAGATTCTTAATGAAAGGGCTAGGATCTAAAATGGGCGGAGGCATGATGTCTCTAGGAAAAAGTAATGCAAAGCTATATGTATCATCGACTGGAATTGGATTTGATGACGTTGCAGGACAGGATGAAGCCAAAGAAGCCTTGAGTGAGATAGTAGACTTTTTACATTTACCTACTAAATATACAGCTATTGGTGCAAAGATGCCAAAAGGAGCATTATTAGTGGGTCCTCCAGGTACAGGTAAAACATTACTTGCAAAAGCTGTAGCAGGAGAAGCAGGTGTACCATTTTTCTCAATTTCTGGTTCAGAATTTGTAGAGATGTTTGTAGGTATGGGTGCATCTAGGGTAAGAGATTTATTCAAGCAAGCAAAAGAAAAAGCTCCTTGTATAATATTTATTGATGAAATAGATGCTATAGGTAAAAAAAGAGATGGTAATATAGGTGGTAACGATGAAAGAGAACAAACTCTTAATCAGTTACTAAGTGAAATGGATGGATTTGTAAGTGATGTTGGTATAGTGGTTTTAGCAGCTACAAATAGGCCGGAATCACTTGATAAAGCTTTATTAAGACCTGGTAGATTTGATAGACGTATACCGGTAGAGTTACCAGATTTAAAAGGTAGAGAATCTATATTACAGGTACATTCAAAAGATGTAAAAATGGAAGGAAAAATAGATTATAATCAGGTTGCAAGGGCAACTTCTGGTGCTTCTGGTGCTGAGCTTGCTAATATTATAAATGAAGCTGCACTTAGGGCTGTTAGAAACGGAAGGAATTTGGTATCTCAAGAAGATTTAGAAGAGTCTGTAGAAACAGTAATCGCAGGTTACCAAAGAAAAGGTGCTGTGATTAGTGAAAAAGAAAAACAAATTATAGCATATCATGAAGTAGGTCATGCATTAGTAGCTGCAGCAGGTAAGCACTCTGCACCGGTCCATAAAATTACTATCATTCCTAGAACTTCAGGTGCTTTAGGTTATACAATGCAAATTGATGAAGTTGAAAAAGTACTAATGTCAAAAGATGAAGCACTTGATAAGATTATGACATATACAGGTGGTAGAGCAGCTGAAGAGTTAATATTTAATACAAAAACTTCAGGTGCAGCAAATGATATAGAGATGGCAACAAAGTTTGCTAGGGCTATGATTACTAGATATGGTATGGATGATGAATTTGGAATGGTTGCCCTTGAAACAGTCAACAATGCATATTTAGGAGGAGACACATCTCTTGCATGCTCTCCAGATACATCTACAAAAATCGATAAAGCTGTAATTGATATGATTAATTCATCTTACGATAAGGCTAGAAAAATATTAATAGACAATGAGATAAAACTTCACGAGATATCTCAATATTTATTAAAAAATGAGACAATCACTGGGGAGGAGTTTATGGATATTTTGGATAACAAATATGAAATAACAGAAAAAAGAACGGAACAATCTTATTATAATGAAAAAATTAATGAAATAACTATATCCGAATATACAAAAACTGATATTGAAAATATAATAAACAAAGATTGCTTTTTTGAGGGAATAAGATAG
- a CDS encoding DUF2628 domain-containing protein, whose product MKLESYRKEIEIKDLFEKNTDYYYEKYKKYKEIGKYPSLNLYALILTPFWCIYRKMIWTGAGIIGIQLILLMLAKIFMTPMWIGIFVLSLGINLYFGYFGNCIYFKNLDKLVKQGNNIEVKYRHKFINDKAGVDMHITICWVIVTVLMTLLALS is encoded by the coding sequence ATGAAGTTAGAAAGTTACAGAAAAGAGATTGAGATTAAAGATTTATTCGAAAAAAATACTGATTATTACTATGAAAAGTATAAAAAATATAAAGAAATTGGAAAATATCCATCTCTAAATTTATATGCTTTAATACTTACACCTTTTTGGTGTATCTATAGAAAAATGATATGGACTGGTGCAGGTATAATCGGCATACAGCTAATATTACTTATGCTTGCAAAAATATTCATGACTCCAATGTGGATAGGAATATTCGTTTTATCATTAGGTATTAATTTATACTTTGGATATTTTGGAAATTGTATATATTTCAAAAATTTAGATAAATTAGTCAAGCAAGGAAATAATATTGAAGTAAAATATAGACATAAATTTATAAATGATAAGGCTGGCGTAGATATGCATATTACGATATGCTGGGTAATAGTTACTGTTTTGATGACTTTGTTAGCACTATCATAA
- a CDS encoding thymidine kinase: MAKLYFYYGVMGSSKTANALMVHYNYHERGKKALLVKTDLDTRDGISCIKSRIGLEHECELLSSFINYDKDRIKDFDCIIVDEIQFASKEEIDFLSDIVDNLSIPVLCYGLRADFRNILFEGSERLITLADEIHEVKTVCWCGAKATCNARYNENGIVRQGEQIELGANDKYIALCRKHYKEGKLER, encoded by the coding sequence ATGGCAAAATTATATTTTTACTATGGAGTAATGGGAAGTTCTAAAACTGCAAATGCACTTATGGTACATTATAACTACCATGAAAGAGGTAAGAAAGCTTTGCTTGTAAAGACTGATCTGGATACTAGAGATGGTATTAGTTGTATAAAGTCAAGAATAGGGTTAGAACATGAATGTGAACTATTATCAAGTTTTATAAATTATGACAAGGATAGAATAAAAGATTTCGATTGTATAATAGTGGATGAAATACAATTTGCTAGTAAAGAAGAAATTGATTTTTTATCCGATATAGTTGACAATCTTTCCATACCAGTCTTATGTTATGGATTGAGAGCAGACTTTAGAAATATTCTGTTTGAAGGTTCAGAGAGATTGATAACTTTGGCAGATGAAATACATGAAGTAAAAACTGTCTGTTGGTGTGGAGCAAAGGCTACATGTAATGCAAGATATAATGAAAATGGTATTGTAAGGCAGGGTGAACAAATAGAACTTGGAGCAAATGATAAATATATAGCATTATGTAGAAAACACTATAAAGAAGGAAAGTTGGAAAGATAA
- the iorA gene encoding indolepyruvate ferredoxin oxidoreductase subunit alpha, producing MKKLMTGDEAIARGVFEAGVKFAAAYPGTPSTEILENLLEIDRKYLFAEWAPNEKVALESAIGASVAGARSFASMKHVGLNVAADPFFTAAYSGVNGGLVIVSADEPGQFSSQNEQDNRNMAKAAFVPMFEPSDSEDCRVMVKEAYELSEKYDAPILIRMTTRVCHSKGLVEIGERKEVGIKKWEKNPQKYVMVPANAKVRKQLIFKRFEELKEYSNNCKWNFIEYNDTKIGVIASGDCYLYAQEVFGKEASYLKVGFSNPLPDKLFKEFAEKVDKIYVIEENDPIMEQHIKALGIECHGKDIFPSYGEMIPEVIREAVYGKKIEPDEEVKEIMINRAPTFCAGCPHRGFFYTLGKRKNIMISGDIGCYTLSAGDPYKAMDMTLCMGASVSMGHGAAQVFSMDECEQDMKVVSVLGDSTFFHSGITSLIDVVYNNSSAVTCILDNRITGMTGQQQNPGTGFTAQGEISTEVDIEALVRAIGVKNVRRINPNNLDEVNEAFDWALALDEPSVIITWWPCALKKQSEEDKKNFPGSFKDKFQVDEDKCIGCRKCTKTGCPAISFKTEIKKSSIDPNKCVGCSVCAQVCPVGAIGKVVK from the coding sequence ATGAAAAAATTAATGACAGGCGATGAAGCAATTGCTAGAGGCGTATTTGAGGCTGGAGTTAAATTTGCAGCAGCATATCCTGGTACACCAAGTACTGAAATTTTAGAAAATTTGCTAGAAATAGATAGAAAATATCTATTTGCAGAGTGGGCTCCAAATGAAAAGGTTGCTCTTGAATCAGCTATAGGTGCAAGTGTTGCTGGAGCAAGATCCTTTGCATCTATGAAACATGTTGGATTAAATGTAGCGGCTGATCCATTTTTTACAGCAGCTTATTCAGGTGTCAATGGTGGATTGGTTATAGTATCAGCTGATGAGCCAGGACAATTTTCTTCACAGAATGAACAGGATAATAGAAATATGGCAAAAGCAGCTTTTGTACCAATGTTTGAGCCATCAGATAGTGAAGATTGTAGAGTAATGGTAAAAGAAGCATATGAATTAAGTGAAAAATATGATGCACCAATTCTTATAAGAATGACTACACGTGTGTGTCATTCAAAAGGATTAGTTGAAATTGGAGAAAGAAAAGAAGTAGGTATTAAAAAATGGGAAAAGAACCCACAAAAATATGTAATGGTACCTGCAAATGCAAAGGTGAGAAAACAACTGATATTTAAGAGATTTGAGGAGTTAAAAGAGTACTCAAATAACTGTAAATGGAACTTTATTGAATATAATGATACAAAAATAGGTGTAATAGCATCTGGTGACTGTTACCTATATGCGCAAGAAGTGTTTGGTAAAGAAGCATCATATCTAAAAGTAGGTTTTTCAAATCCACTTCCAGATAAACTATTTAAAGAATTTGCGGAGAAAGTTGATAAGATTTATGTAATAGAAGAAAATGATCCTATTATGGAGCAACATATAAAAGCACTAGGTATTGAATGTCACGGCAAAGATATATTCCCTTCATATGGTGAAATGATACCAGAAGTAATTAGGGAAGCTGTATATGGTAAAAAAATTGAACCTGATGAAGAAGTAAAAGAAATTATGATAAATCGTGCTCCGACTTTCTGTGCAGGATGTCCGCATAGAGGATTTTTCTATACCTTAGGTAAGAGAAAAAATATTATGATTTCTGGTGATATTGGATGTTATACACTTTCTGCTGGTGATCCATATAAGGCAATGGATATGACACTTTGCATGGGTGCAAGTGTAAGTATGGGACATGGCGCTGCCCAGGTATTTTCAATGGATGAATGTGAACAGGATATGAAAGTTGTATCAGTACTTGGAGATTCAACATTCTTCCATTCAGGAATAACATCTTTAATAGATGTAGTTTATAATAACTCAAGTGCGGTAACTTGTATATTAGACAACAGAATCACTGGTATGACAGGACAACAACAAAATCCTGGAACTGGATTTACAGCACAGGGAGAAATATCTACAGAAGTAGATATTGAAGCATTAGTAAGAGCAATAGGTGTAAAAAATGTAAGAAGAATAAATCCAAATAATTTAGATGAAGTAAATGAAGCATTTGATTGGGCATTGGCACTAGATGAACCTTCAGTAATAATAACTTGGTGGCCATGTGCACTTAAGAAACAATCAGAGGAAGATAAAAAGAATTTCCCAGGATCATTCAAGGATAAATTCCAAGTAGATGAAGACAAGTGTATTGGCTGCAGAAAATGCACAAAAACTGGATGTCCTGCGATTTCATTTAAGACAGAAATTAAAAAATCTTCAATAGATCCTAATAAGTGTGTTGGTTGTAGTGTATGTGCACAGGTATGTCCTGTAGGTGCAATAGGAAAGGTGGTAAAATAA
- a CDS encoding indolepyruvate oxidoreductase subunit beta, which produces MTKNVLLTGIGGQGTITASKLLTIGLMSAGYDVKMSEVHGMSQREGQVLTHLRYGDKVFSPVVPKGEADIIMGFEELEVLRNIDYLKQDGVVVLNTVRFNPIGVLSGKDKYPENTVEMIKKRSGKLYAFNASEEAEKLGNLKVMNIILLGTIIKSMKLEDINWDKIIEENVKEKFVELNKKALRVGMDLV; this is translated from the coding sequence ATGACTAAAAATGTTTTATTAACTGGAATAGGTGGCCAAGGAACAATAACTGCTAGTAAACTATTGACAATTGGTCTAATGAGTGCAGGTTATGATGTTAAAATGAGTGAAGTACATGGTATGAGTCAAAGAGAGGGTCAAGTATTAACGCATTTAAGATATGGAGATAAAGTTTTTTCACCTGTAGTACCAAAAGGTGAAGCTGACATAATAATGGGATTTGAAGAATTGGAAGTATTAAGAAATATAGATTATCTAAAACAAGATGGTGTAGTAGTCTTAAATACAGTAAGATTTAATCCTATTGGTGTGCTGAGCGGAAAAGACAAATATCCTGAAAACACAGTTGAAATGATAAAGAAAAGATCAGGAAAATTGTATGCATTTAATGCCAGTGAAGAAGCTGAAAAATTAGGTAATTTGAAAGTAATGAATATTATCTTGCTAGGTACAATAATAAAAAGTATGAAGTTAGAAGATATAAACTGGGATAAGATAATTGAAGAAAATGTAAAAGAAAAATTTGTAGAATTAAATAAAAAGGCTCTAAGAGTAGGTATGGATTTAGTTTAA